The Oceanispirochaeta sp. M1 DNA window TGTATTCACGGATTCTCTGATTCCTGCTGATCAGCAAAATACTCAGTATCATAAAAAATGACAGCAGCATTATTACTGAAAAATAGAGTAAAAACCTCTGGTAGAATTTAAGTTCAGATTTATCACTGTAAATAAGTTTCAAGAAAAACTCCCGTTCTTTTAATGAAGTATAAAGAACGGGAGTGGTGAATTCAAAAAGTACTTAGCCGAGCATCTTTGAAGAGTGATCTTTTCTGAACTGGCTGGTATAAAGCTGATGATAATGTCCGCCCTGAGCCAGAAGTTCACTGTGACTTCCCTCTTCCTTTATACTGCCGTCCTCAATAACAATAATCCGATCCGCATTCCTGATGGTAGAGAGCCTGTGGGCAATAATAAAACTAGTTCTGCCTTCAAGAAGCTTTTCCATACCATGCTGGATATCCTGCTCTGTTCTGGTGTCGATGGAACTTGTCGCCTCATCCATAATGATGATATCAGGGTCGGCCAGAATGGTTCTGGCAAGAGAGATCAGCTGTTTCTGCCCTACGGATAAAAGAGTACCCTCTTCACCCACAAGCTCATCATAACCGCCGGGCAGCCTGCAGATCATTTCGTGAGCACAGGCGGTCCTTGAAGCCGCAAGCATCTCATCCTCACTTGCACCGGGAGCTCCATAGAGGATATTCTCCCCTACTGTTCCGGAAAAGAGATGGGGCGTCTGTAGAACAACACCGATCCTGGACTGCAGCCCTTTCTGAGTAAAACCTGTATAGTCTTGCCCATCCAGAAAAATATTCCCTGATACGGGTTCATAATAACGGGAAACAAGACTGGCAAGAGTTGTCTTCCCGCCGCCTGTGGGTCCGACAATGGCAATTGTTTCTCCCCTCTCCACCTTCAGATTAAAGTCTTTAAGGATAGGAGCATCAGGAACATAGTGAAAATCGACATTCCTGAATTCCACATGTCCTTCAAAGCGTGGTGACTCCATGGCTTCCGGCAGATCCTGAATATCCGCCTCAAGATCCATAAGGGCAAACACCCTCTCTGCACTGGCGATGGCCTGCTGCATTTCACTGAAGACACGAGCCATTTCCTGAATCGGCCAAAGCATAAAAGTGATATAACCCACAAAGGCTCTGAGTCCACCTATGGTCATACCCCCGATGTTGATCTCCCAGCCTCCATATAGAATTACGACACCCACTGCAAAAGACGTGATCATCTGCACAATCGGGAGAAACAATGAGGATAGCCATCCGGCTCTGAATGAGGCTCTGTACATATCCCCCGAAAGATCGTCAAACTGATTCAGATTCCTCTTCTCCCTGGCCAGTGATTTAACAACACGAACACCGTTGATACTTTCGCTGTAGGCTGAGGTGATTTTTGAGTTGATAGAGCGGACTTTCCGGTACTCATGGATAATATGATTCTTAAACTTTACCGCCGCAACCGAAAGGAGAGGCAGAATAACCATCATCATAAGGGCAAGTTTCAAGTGAATGAATGACATAAATATCAAGGAAATAAGGATATTCGACATTCCCCAGACCGCATCCACAAGCATCCAGCTGGTCAGTTCAGAAATTCTTCTGATATCACTGGTCATTCTGGAAAGAAGCCATCCCGATGAAGTCTTGTCAAAGAAGGAAAATGACAGCTCCTGAAGATGATTGAAGAGCTTCTCCCTCATTTCATACTGAATGTGCTGTCCCAGTCTGTCGGCACAATAGATAAAACCGAATATACACCCGCCGTTTACCACAAAACAGAGCATCTGATAAATTGTATAACGCCAGAGGGCAGAGCTATCCTTCCCCAGAATCCCGTCATCTATAATAAACTGAGTCAGGTAGGTAGAAAGGGAATCGATAAAAGAGGTCATCAGGATGAAGAGGAGAAAAGCTATAAGAAGACCCTTATGATTTGCGGTCTCAGCCAATATCCTTTTAAAAGTATTCCCCTTGAATGCTCCGGTAAAGAGCTGACTTTCCAGAGTCTCGATCTTCGCTTTATTTGTATTTTGTTCACTCATATTTTACTCTCCGCCTACGGCAGCTGCCGTAAGGAGTTCCTGCTGCAGCTCTTCTTCCATCTGAGTCTGCAGATTAAACACATCTTTATAAAAGCCGTCTACGGTGATAAGTTCACCGTGACATCCCTGCTGTACAATCCTGCCCCGCTCCAGAACAAGGATTCTGTCCGCCTGTTTCAGGGTCTGGATTCTATGGGCGATAATGAAGGTCGTTCTCCCTTTCATCAGTTCATCCATGGCCTTCTTGATCTTTGCCTCTGTATCCGCATCCACCGCTGATGTTGAATCATCCAGTATCAGAATGCGGGGGTCCTTGAGGAGAGTTCTGGCAATGGCGATCCTCTGTTTCTGACCACCCGAGAGGCTCACACCCTTTTCACCTACCATGGTTTCATAACCCTTTGGGAATTTCACAATAGAGTCATGTACCGCCGCAGCCTTCGCCGCTGTTTCCATCTCTTCACGGCTCACTTCCCGGTCCAGGGAGTAGCAGATATTCTCGGCAACAGTCATGGAGAACAGAAAGGGTTCCTGCTGAACGATTCCTATATGCTGCCTCAAACTGTGGCGGTTGTAGCTGTGCAGGTCAGAACCGTCCAGAAGAATCTTACCTTCACTGTAGTCGTAGAAACGGGGCAGCAGATTAACCAGTGTTGTCTTCCCGGAACCTGTGGCTCCCAGAAGAGCAATCTTTTCTCCTTCCCGACAGCTGAAGCTGATATCATCCAGAACCTTTTCTCCGCTTCCATAGCGGAATCCTGCTCCCAGAAACTCCAGGTTTCCACGGATCTCATGAGCATCCTTTACATTACCGCTCTCCAGATCCTCCTGTGCCTCATCAAGAATCTCTCTTATACGTCTGTAGGAA harbors:
- a CDS encoding ABC transporter ATP-binding protein — protein: MSEQNTNKAKIETLESQLFTGAFKGNTFKRILAETANHKGLLIAFLLFILMTSFIDSLSTYLTQFIIDDGILGKDSSALWRYTIYQMLCFVVNGGCIFGFIYCADRLGQHIQYEMREKLFNHLQELSFSFFDKTSSGWLLSRMTSDIRRISELTSWMLVDAVWGMSNILISLIFMSFIHLKLALMMMVILPLLSVAAVKFKNHIIHEYRKVRSINSKITSAYSESINGVRVVKSLAREKRNLNQFDDLSGDMYRASFRAGWLSSLFLPIVQMITSFAVGVVILYGGWEINIGGMTIGGLRAFVGYITFMLWPIQEMARVFSEMQQAIASAERVFALMDLEADIQDLPEAMESPRFEGHVEFRNVDFHYVPDAPILKDFNLKVERGETIAIVGPTGGGKTTLASLVSRYYEPVSGNIFLDGQDYTGFTQKGLQSRIGVVLQTPHLFSGTVGENILYGAPGASEDEMLAASRTACAHEMICRLPGGYDELVGEEGTLLSVGQKQLISLARTILADPDIIIMDEATSSIDTRTEQDIQHGMEKLLEGRTSFIIAHRLSTIRNADRIIVIEDGSIKEEGSHSELLAQGGHYHQLYTSQFRKDHSSKMLG